A region of Candidatus Bipolaricaulota bacterium DNA encodes the following proteins:
- a CDS encoding stage V sporulation protein S yields MEQMLKVSSHSDPSATAGAIANGIRTTGEAHLQVIGPRAVNQAVKAIAIARGYLATSGVDLYFTPGFASIRIGDDEKTAIHFTVRPRFPLPASEKEGEEPV; encoded by the coding sequence ATGGAACAGATGCTCAAGGTTTCATCGCATTCCGATCCGAGTGCGACCGCCGGCGCGATCGCCAACGGAATTCGCACTACCGGGGAGGCTCATCTGCAGGTGATCGGCCCGCGCGCGGTGAACCAGGCAGTGAAGGCAATCGCCATTGCCCGAGGTTACCTGGCAACGAGCGGGGTGGACCTCTACTTCACTCCGGGGTTCGCTAGCATCCGTATTGGGGACGACGAGAAGACGGCGATTCACTTCACCGTCCGCCCCCGCTTCCCCCTTCCCGCCTCGGAGAAGGAGGGGGAGGAGCCGGTATAG